The Micromonospora krabiensis genome window below encodes:
- the murC gene encoding UDP-N-acetylmuramate--L-alanine ligase has product MTAQFTPAGTLTAEDLGTIHLIGVGGVGMSGLARLFLTRGLPVSGSELREWPSLAGLRALGGTIHMSHEATNLDGVDTVVYSSAIPQDHLEMQEARRRGLRVLHRSEALAAAMTGRRTVAVAGTHGKTTTTSMVTMVLQQAGTDPSFVIGGEISEVGSGAHHGTGEYFVVEADESDRSFLIYRPYVSIITNIEADHLNTYGDLANLEATFAEFARLTDPDGFIITCADDPGGRRLAETLRADGRRVHTYGEAPDADLRLSEMASSAQGVRYLAAIDGRSLGEFRLPVPGRHMGLNSASSVLAAYLLGLPLEAAEAALAAFPGVRRRFERKGVADDVLVYDEYAYHPTSMTLALQTLREVAGDGRLIVVFQPYRLYRTRDLQAEIAEALAIADELVLLEVFGPGELRQPGEGSAALVEAVSLPAESKVFVDSWEAAPAEVARRARPGDVVVTMGAPPISLMGDQLLDALLARADGAAAGGVTTPGGVSGGSAAIGGTVPGAPQGSGTAAGASAVGGAPDGAAPAVG; this is encoded by the coding sequence AGGACCTCGGCACGATCCACCTCATCGGCGTCGGCGGCGTCGGCATGAGCGGGCTCGCCCGGCTCTTCCTCACCCGGGGCCTGCCGGTGTCCGGCAGCGAGCTGCGCGAGTGGCCGTCGCTGGCCGGGCTGCGCGCGCTGGGCGGCACGATCCACATGAGCCACGAGGCGACGAACCTCGACGGCGTGGACACCGTCGTCTACTCGTCGGCGATTCCGCAGGACCACCTGGAGATGCAGGAGGCGCGCCGCCGCGGGCTGCGGGTCCTGCACCGGTCCGAGGCCCTCGCCGCCGCGATGACCGGCCGGCGGACGGTGGCCGTCGCGGGCACCCACGGCAAGACCACCACCACCTCGATGGTGACGATGGTGCTCCAGCAGGCCGGGACGGACCCGTCGTTCGTGATCGGTGGGGAGATCTCGGAGGTCGGCTCCGGCGCGCACCACGGCACCGGGGAGTACTTCGTGGTGGAGGCCGACGAGAGCGACCGGTCCTTCCTCATCTACCGCCCGTACGTCTCGATCATCACGAACATCGAGGCGGACCACCTGAACACCTACGGCGACCTGGCCAACCTGGAGGCCACCTTCGCCGAGTTCGCCCGGCTCACCGACCCGGACGGGTTCATCATCACGTGCGCCGACGACCCGGGCGGGCGGCGGCTGGCCGAGACGCTGCGCGCCGACGGGCGCCGGGTCCACACGTACGGCGAGGCGCCCGACGCCGACCTGCGGCTGTCCGAGATGGCGTCGTCGGCGCAGGGCGTGCGCTACCTGGCCGCGATCGACGGCCGGTCGCTGGGCGAGTTCCGGCTGCCGGTGCCGGGCCGCCACATGGGGCTCAACAGCGCGTCGTCGGTGCTCGCCGCGTACCTGCTCGGGCTGCCGCTGGAGGCGGCGGAGGCCGCACTGGCGGCGTTCCCGGGCGTGCGGCGGCGCTTCGAGCGCAAGGGCGTCGCGGACGACGTGCTGGTCTACGACGAGTACGCCTACCACCCCACCTCGATGACACTCGCTCTGCAGACGTTGCGCGAGGTGGCTGGCGACGGTCGGCTGATCGTGGTGTTCCAGCCCTACCGGCTCTACCGCACCCGGGACCTCCAGGCGGAGATCGCCGAGGCGCTGGCCATCGCCGACGAGTTGGTGCTGCTGGAGGTCTTCGGCCCCGGCGAGCTACGGCAGCCGGGTGAGGGGTCGGCGGCGTTGGTCGAGGCGGTGTCCCTGCCGGCCGAGAGCAAGGTCTTCGTCGACTCCTGGGAGGCGGCGCCGGCCGAGGTGGCCCGGCGGGCCCGCCCCGGCGACGTGGTGGTCACCATGGGCGCTCCGCCGATCTCCCTGATGGGTGACCAGCTGCTCGACGCTCTGCTCGCCCGGGCGGACGGCGCCGCCGCCGGCGGCGTGACCACCCCGGGTGGGGTCTCCGGCGGCAGCGCGGCGATCGGCGGCACGGTGCCCGGCGCCCCGCAGGGGAGCGGCACCGCGGCCGGCGCGTCCGCCGTCGGTGGCGCCCCGGACGGCGCGGCGCCCGCCGTCGGATGA
- a CDS encoding cell division protein FtsQ/DivIB — translation MSPGPARGRTSGAEAAGRRGPVRRWQLVRAGSDAVPASTRRFMRRARQRRMRAALPWAVAAGVLALAGLVAWLVLGTGLFGVREVRVEGAELVDPVRVRDAAGVPDGVPLARVDLAQTARRVGELAPVERATVRRDWPDALVVRVVERTAVAVVPQGQRFAVIDGTGTVFRDLERRPDGLPLVRVARPGADDPGTRAAVEVLGALTPELRAVLVDVTVESLAGIRLRLDDDRTVVWGDASRGTDKARVATALLAQRAEKIDVSAPDVVTFR, via the coding sequence ATGAGTCCCGGTCCCGCCCGCGGCCGGACCAGCGGCGCCGAGGCGGCCGGCCGGCGTGGCCCGGTCCGCCGTTGGCAGCTGGTCCGGGCGGGCAGCGACGCCGTGCCGGCCTCGACCCGACGGTTCATGCGTCGGGCCCGGCAGCGCCGCATGCGCGCCGCGCTGCCGTGGGCGGTGGCGGCGGGGGTGCTCGCCCTGGCCGGGCTGGTCGCCTGGCTCGTCCTCGGCACCGGCCTGTTCGGGGTCCGCGAGGTGCGGGTGGAGGGGGCCGAGCTGGTCGACCCGGTGCGGGTGCGCGACGCCGCCGGGGTGCCGGACGGGGTGCCGCTGGCCCGGGTGGACCTCGCCCAGACCGCCCGCCGGGTGGGCGAGCTGGCGCCGGTGGAGCGGGCCACGGTCCGTCGGGACTGGCCGGACGCCCTGGTCGTGCGGGTGGTGGAGCGGACCGCGGTCGCGGTGGTGCCGCAGGGCCAGCGGTTCGCGGTGATCGACGGCACCGGCACCGTGTTCCGTGACCTGGAGCGGCGGCCGGACGGCCTGCCGCTGGTCCGGGTGGCCCGGCCGGGCGCGGACGACCCGGGCACGCGGGCGGCGGTGGAGGTGCTCGGCGCGCTCACCCCGGAGCTGCGGGCGGTGCTGGTCGACGTGACCGTCGAGAGTCTCGCCGGGATCCGGCTGCGCCTCGACGACGACCGGACCGTCGTGTGGGGGGACGCCTCGCGGGGGACCGACAAGGCCCGGGTGGCGACGGCGCTGCTCGCGCAGCGGGCGGAGAAGATCGACGTCAGCGCGCCGGACGTGGTCACCTTCCGGTGA
- the ftsZ gene encoding cell division protein FtsZ, with translation MTPPHNYLAVIKVVGIGGGGVNAVNRMIEVGLKGVEFIAINTDAQALLMSDADVKLDVGRELTRGLGAGANPDVGKNAAEDHRDEIEEVLKGADMVFVTCGEGGGTGTGGAPVVANIARKLGALTIGVVTRPFSFEGKRRQVQAESGIDELRNQCDTLIVIPNDRLLALGDRNISMMDAFRTADQVLLSGVQGITDLITTPGLINLDFADVKSVMSGAGSALMGIGSARGENRAVEAAEAAISSPLLEQSMDGARGVLLSIAGGSDLGLFEINDAAQLVTDAAHPDANIIFGAVIDDALGDEVRVTVIAAGFDGGAPAYKAAEPARKTNQNQPASQTPPVTPPATLPAPQQSPRRVLFDDVDVPDFLKNGS, from the coding sequence ATGACACCTCCGCACAACTACCTGGCGGTCATCAAGGTCGTCGGAATCGGTGGCGGCGGCGTGAACGCCGTCAACCGGATGATCGAGGTTGGGCTCAAGGGCGTCGAGTTCATCGCGATCAACACCGACGCGCAGGCGCTGCTGATGAGCGACGCCGACGTGAAGCTCGACGTCGGCCGGGAGCTGACCCGGGGTCTGGGGGCGGGCGCCAACCCGGATGTCGGCAAGAACGCCGCCGAGGACCACCGCGACGAGATCGAGGAGGTGCTCAAGGGCGCCGACATGGTCTTCGTGACCTGCGGTGAGGGGGGCGGCACCGGCACCGGCGGCGCGCCCGTGGTGGCGAACATCGCCCGCAAGCTGGGCGCGCTGACCATCGGTGTGGTCACCCGGCCGTTCTCGTTCGAGGGCAAGCGCCGCCAGGTGCAGGCCGAGTCCGGCATCGACGAGCTGCGTAACCAGTGCGACACGCTGATCGTGATCCCGAACGACCGGCTGCTCGCGCTCGGGGACCGCAACATCAGCATGATGGACGCGTTCCGCACCGCCGACCAGGTGCTCCTCTCCGGTGTCCAGGGCATCACCGACCTGATCACCACGCCGGGTCTGATCAACCTGGACTTCGCCGACGTCAAGAGCGTGATGAGCGGTGCCGGCAGCGCGCTCATGGGCATCGGCAGCGCCCGGGGCGAGAACCGCGCGGTGGAGGCCGCCGAGGCGGCCATCTCCAGCCCGCTGCTGGAGCAGAGCATGGACGGCGCGCGTGGCGTGCTGCTCTCCATCGCCGGCGGCTCCGACCTCGGCCTCTTCGAGATCAACGACGCGGCGCAGCTGGTCACCGACGCGGCCCACCCGGACGCCAACATCATCTTCGGCGCGGTCATCGACGACGCCCTCGGCGACGAGGTGCGGGTCACGGTGATCGCGGCGGGCTTCGACGGTGGCGCGCCGGCGTACAAGGCGGCCGAGCCGGCGCGGAAGACCAACCAGAACCAGCCCGCGTCGCAGACCCCTCCGGTCACCCCGCCGGCGACCCTGCCGGCGCCGCAGCAGTCGCCCCGACGGGTGCTCTTCGACGACGTCGACGTTCCCGACTTCCTCAAGAACGGGTCCTGA
- a CDS encoding YggS family pyridoxal phosphate-dependent enzyme, whose translation MTDSSTTVRPDRRAEIAAGLARVRARIADACAAAGRDRAEVTMIAVTKTYPASDVLALAGLGVTDMGENRDQEAAGKAAEVAAAGVVPRWHFIGRLQRNKARSVVRYADVVQSVDSVRLARALGTAAEGRDRPVSALVQVSIDGDPARGGAVPGSSDPDTGLDAVAEAVAGAPALRLAGLMAVAPLEWEPERAFARLAEVAAAFRAVHPGATALSAGMSGDLEVAIRYGATHVRVGSALLGMRPTLR comes from the coding sequence ATGACGGACAGTTCGACGACGGTGCGGCCGGATCGCCGCGCCGAGATCGCGGCCGGCCTGGCCCGCGTCCGTGCCCGGATCGCGGACGCGTGTGCCGCCGCCGGGCGGGACCGCGCCGAGGTGACGATGATCGCGGTGACCAAGACCTACCCCGCCTCCGACGTGCTGGCGCTGGCCGGCCTGGGGGTGACCGACATGGGGGAGAACCGCGACCAGGAGGCGGCCGGCAAGGCGGCCGAGGTGGCGGCGGCCGGGGTCGTGCCGCGCTGGCACTTCATCGGCCGGTTGCAGCGCAACAAGGCGCGGTCGGTGGTCCGCTACGCGGACGTGGTGCAGTCGGTGGACAGCGTCCGGCTGGCCCGGGCGCTGGGCACCGCGGCCGAGGGTCGGGACCGACCCGTGTCGGCGCTGGTGCAGGTGAGCATCGACGGCGACCCGGCCCGGGGCGGGGCGGTGCCTGGCTCGTCCGATCCGGACACCGGGCTGGACGCGGTCGCCGAGGCGGTGGCCGGGGCGCCGGCGCTGCGTCTGGCGGGTCTCATGGCGGTGGCGCCGCTGGAGTGGGAGCCGGAGCGGGCCTTCGCCCGGCTGGCCGAGGTGGCCGCGGCGTTCCGGGCGGTCCATCCCGGAGCGACGGCGCTGTCGGCCGGCATGAGTGGCGACCTGGAAGTCGCGATCAGGTACGGCGCGACACATGTCCGCGTCGGCAGCGCGTTGCTCGGAATGCGCCCCACGCTGCGGTAG
- a CDS encoding cell division protein SepF, with translation MGALRKAGVWLGLVEEDDERAYDDGGYEKGGYRDSRYRQSRYAEEFADEEEDDAEEPPAPRPRAGERGRLTERSSARSSEAAEVERPERVERSSVRSITRSTGEPSGALTYHTRDNLALAPQAQPRERAVAADEEQRYQITTLHPTTYREARTIGEHFRDGVPVIINLTEMDEADARRLVDFAAGLAFGLRGTIERVTNRVFLLSPANVQVTAEDKAKIAEGGFFSLS, from the coding sequence ATGGGTGCACTGCGCAAGGCGGGGGTCTGGCTCGGTCTGGTCGAAGAGGACGACGAGCGGGCCTACGACGACGGTGGCTACGAGAAGGGTGGCTACCGCGACTCGCGCTACCGGCAGAGCCGGTACGCCGAGGAGTTCGCCGACGAGGAAGAGGACGACGCGGAGGAGCCTCCGGCGCCGCGTCCCCGGGCCGGGGAGCGCGGCCGGCTCACCGAGCGGTCGAGCGCGCGGTCGTCCGAGGCCGCCGAGGTGGAGCGCCCGGAGCGGGTCGAGCGCTCCAGCGTCCGGTCGATCACCCGGTCGACGGGCGAGCCGTCCGGCGCGCTGACCTACCACACCCGGGACAACCTGGCCCTGGCGCCGCAGGCGCAGCCGCGGGAGCGCGCGGTGGCCGCCGACGAGGAGCAGCGCTACCAGATCACGACGCTGCACCCGACCACCTACCGTGAGGCGCGCACCATCGGTGAGCACTTCCGGGACGGGGTACCGGTGATCATCAACCTCACCGAGATGGACGAGGCTGACGCCCGCCGTCTGGTGGACTTCGCCGCCGGGCTGGCGTTCGGGCTGCGCGGTACGATCGAGCGCGTGACCAATCGGGTGTTCCTGCTCTCACCGGCCAACGTCCAGGTCACCGCGGAGGACAAGGCCAAGATCGCTGAGGGCGGCTTTTTCAGTCTGAGTTGA
- a CDS encoding YggT family protein — protein MLSIVLQVLYLVLYVFLLLLLSRFVLSAVLQYGRRWQPGRGASAGLESVWSVTDPPLSALRRVIPPLRIGTVSIDLASLVLLVILFVLMEFVLEPSIIRTA, from the coding sequence GTGTTGTCGATCGTGCTGCAAGTCTTGTACCTCGTCCTCTATGTCTTCCTGCTCCTTCTTTTGTCCCGATTTGTCCTGAGCGCCGTCCTCCAGTACGGTCGTCGATGGCAACCGGGTCGTGGGGCATCGGCGGGACTGGAATCCGTGTGGAGCGTCACTGATCCCCCTCTCAGCGCGTTGAGGCGTGTGATCCCTCCGCTGCGAATTGGTACCGTGAGCATCGACCTGGCCTCCCTTGTGCTCCTGGTTATCCTGTTCGTGCTGATGGAGTTCGTGTTAGAGCCGTCGATCATCAGGACCGCCTGA
- a CDS encoding DivIVA domain-containing protein, with product MPLTPADVHNVAFKKPPIGKRGYDEEEVDAFLDEVERELARLIEENNELRAQVERGGRGAAPAGPGGDARLAAELNDVKTQLDRVQRDKAAAEQAARAMQVELEQVRAAGGPAGAGADGEQQALRVLMMAQRTADDHVSDARREADQLLSEARSKAEEVTREARAKADALERDARQRHQEAMGGLDAKRTALQKHIEELKQFEREYRTRLKAYLESQLRDLDGRGQGLEAEMTRSESGRVAGGNGLAAAGLAGSYGGGRSGALEAGR from the coding sequence ATGCCGCTGACCCCGGCCGACGTCCACAACGTCGCCTTCAAAAAGCCGCCGATCGGCAAGCGGGGGTATGACGAGGAGGAGGTCGACGCCTTCCTGGACGAGGTCGAGCGCGAGCTCGCCCGTCTGATCGAGGAGAACAACGAGCTGCGCGCCCAGGTGGAGCGCGGCGGCCGTGGCGCCGCCCCCGCGGGTCCCGGCGGCGACGCCCGCCTCGCGGCGGAGCTCAACGACGTCAAGACTCAGCTCGACCGGGTGCAGCGCGACAAGGCCGCGGCCGAGCAGGCCGCCCGCGCGATGCAGGTCGAGCTGGAGCAGGTCCGCGCGGCCGGTGGCCCCGCGGGCGCCGGTGCCGACGGCGAGCAGCAGGCCCTGCGGGTCCTGATGATGGCCCAGCGGACGGCCGACGACCACGTCTCCGACGCCCGCCGCGAGGCCGACCAGCTGCTGTCCGAGGCCCGGTCGAAGGCCGAGGAGGTCACCCGCGAGGCGCGGGCGAAGGCCGACGCGCTGGAGCGGGACGCCCGCCAGCGGCACCAGGAGGCCATGGGCGGCCTGGACGCCAAGCGCACCGCGCTGCAGAAGCACATCGAGGAGCTCAAGCAGTTCGAGCGCGAGTACCGCACCCGCCTCAAGGCGTACCTGGAGAGCCAGCTGCGTGACCTCGATGGTCGCGGCCAGGGCCTGGAGGCCGAGATGACCCGCTCCGAGAGCGGCCGGGTCGCGGGTGGCAACGGTCTCGCTGCCGCCGGTCTCGCCGGCTCCTACGGCGGCGGTCGCTCCGGCGCTCTCGAGGCCGGTCGCTGA
- a CDS encoding DUF167 domain-containing protein has translation MSADETLTVAVRVKPGAARARVGGRFDGPHGPALVIAVNAPAVDGRATEAARRALAGALGVRPAAVSLRAGAASRDKLFLVERPDPGLPGVLRRLRDGSGDDGPGE, from the coding sequence GTGTCCGCGGACGAGACGCTCACGGTGGCGGTCCGGGTGAAGCCGGGCGCCGCCCGCGCCCGGGTCGGTGGCCGCTTCGACGGGCCGCACGGACCGGCCCTGGTCATCGCGGTGAACGCGCCCGCCGTCGACGGGCGGGCCACCGAGGCGGCCCGCCGGGCACTGGCCGGCGCGCTCGGCGTCCGCCCCGCCGCGGTGTCGCTGCGGGCCGGCGCGGCCAGCCGGGACAAGCTCTTCCTCGTCGAGCGGCCCGACCCGGGGCTGCCCGGCGTGCTGCGCCGACTGCGCGACGGCTCCGGCGACGACGGGCCCGGCGAGTGA
- a CDS encoding potassium/proton antiporter yields MTPGLDIALLLGAAVLLVAVGAVRLSTRLGVPSLLVYLALGVAIGEGGLGIRFDDAELTRALGFCALIVIIAEGGLTARWSLLRPVLGLSAALSTVGVVVSIVVVGIAVHLLLGLDWRLALLYGAVLSSTDAAAVFATLRRLRLPPRLVATLEAESGMNDAPVVLLVVLLSHPGGAHPWWYEVGLVAYELGLGAAVGVAAGVGGRWALRRAALPSAGLYPIAAVGITVLAYAAGAVLHASGFLAVYVAGVLLGNARLPHRQAILGFADGLAWLAQIGLFVLLGLLVSPGRLGAAVLPAVVAGLALLLAARPLSVAVSALPFRLGLREQAFLSWAGLRGAVPIVLATIPLSERVPGAERLFDVVFVLVVIFTVLQAGTLAPVARRLRVTAPAEVSEIQVEIAPLERMRADLLQVEVPPGSRLAGVHVDELRLPLGASVTLVLRDGVGFVPGMDTRLKTGDSLLIVATGGVRDETERRLRAVSRRGRLARWFGEYGDDRDA; encoded by the coding sequence GTGACGCCGGGGCTCGACATCGCCCTCCTGCTGGGCGCGGCCGTGCTGCTGGTGGCGGTCGGCGCCGTCCGGCTCTCCACCCGGCTCGGTGTGCCCAGCCTCCTGGTCTACCTGGCTCTCGGCGTCGCGATCGGCGAGGGCGGGCTGGGCATCCGCTTCGACGACGCCGAGCTGACCCGCGCGCTCGGGTTCTGCGCGCTGATCGTCATCATCGCCGAGGGCGGGCTGACCGCCCGGTGGAGTCTGCTGCGCCCCGTGCTCGGGCTCTCCGCGGCGCTGTCCACCGTCGGCGTGGTGGTCAGCATCGTGGTGGTCGGGATCGCCGTCCACCTGCTGCTGGGCCTGGACTGGCGGCTGGCGCTGCTGTACGGGGCGGTGCTCTCCTCCACCGACGCGGCAGCGGTCTTCGCCACGCTCCGGCGGCTGCGCCTCCCGCCCCGGCTGGTGGCCACCCTGGAGGCCGAGTCGGGCATGAACGACGCCCCGGTGGTGCTCCTCGTCGTGCTGCTCTCCCACCCCGGCGGTGCGCACCCGTGGTGGTACGAGGTCGGCCTGGTCGCCTACGAGCTGGGGCTCGGCGCCGCGGTGGGGGTGGCCGCCGGGGTCGGCGGGCGGTGGGCGCTGCGGCGGGCGGCGCTGCCGTCGGCGGGGCTCTACCCGATCGCCGCGGTCGGCATCACCGTGTTGGCGTACGCGGCCGGCGCGGTGCTGCACGCCTCCGGGTTCCTCGCCGTCTACGTCGCCGGGGTGCTGCTCGGCAACGCCCGCTTGCCGCACCGGCAGGCGATCCTCGGCTTCGCCGACGGTCTGGCCTGGCTCGCGCAGATCGGTCTGTTCGTGCTGCTGGGGCTGCTGGTGTCGCCGGGCCGGTTGGGCGCGGCGGTGCTCCCGGCGGTGGTCGCCGGTCTGGCCCTGTTGCTGGCCGCCCGGCCGCTGTCGGTGGCGGTCTCCGCACTGCCGTTCCGGCTCGGGCTGCGGGAGCAGGCGTTCCTGTCCTGGGCCGGTCTCCGGGGCGCGGTGCCGATCGTGTTGGCCACGATTCCGCTCTCCGAGCGGGTGCCGGGCGCGGAGCGGCTCTTCGACGTGGTCTTCGTCCTCGTCGTGATCTTCACCGTGCTCCAGGCGGGCACGCTGGCGCCGGTCGCCCGCCGGCTCCGGGTCACCGCGCCGGCGGAGGTGAGCGAGATCCAGGTGGAGATCGCGCCGCTGGAGCGGATGCGGGCGGACCTGCTCCAGGTCGAGGTGCCGCCCGGCTCGCGGCTCGCCGGGGTGCACGTCGACGAGCTGCGGTTGCCGCTGGGCGCCTCGGTGACGCTGGTGCTGCGCGACGGGGTGGGTTTCGTGCCGGGCATGGACACCCGGTTGAAGACCGGCGACAGCCTCCTGATCGTGGCCACCGGCGGGGTACGGGACGAGACCGAGCGGCGGCTGCGGGCGGTCAGCCGGCGCGGTCGGCTGGCCCGGTGGTTTGGCGAGTACGGCGATGATCGCGATGCCTGA
- a CDS encoding TraR/DksA family transcriptional regulator produces the protein MAKPAETRTAGRKPVAKATRSAAETEKIRAALAARRDELRAEYDQTLSEITELQRDRLTDSAGDDQADTGTKTFEREQEISLANSILERITQVERALERLDEGGYGWCERCGNPIPVERLAAFPSATLCVTCKQLEERR, from the coding sequence ATGGCGAAGCCAGCCGAGACCAGGACCGCCGGCCGCAAGCCGGTGGCCAAGGCCACCCGCAGCGCGGCCGAGACCGAGAAGATCCGGGCGGCACTGGCGGCGCGGCGGGACGAGCTCCGCGCCGAGTACGATCAGACGCTGAGCGAGATCACCGAGCTTCAGCGCGACCGGCTGACCGACTCGGCCGGGGACGACCAGGCCGACACCGGCACCAAGACGTTCGAGCGGGAGCAGGAGATCTCTCTCGCCAACAGCATCCTGGAACGGATCACGCAGGTCGAGCGGGCACTGGAACGGCTCGACGAGGGTGGCTACGGCTGGTGCGAGCGGTGCGGCAACCCCATTCCGGTGGAGCGGCTCGCCGCCTTCCCGTCGGCCACCCTCTGCGTGACCTGCAAGCAGCTGGAGGAGCGGCGCTGA
- the lspA gene encoding signal peptidase II, which yields MSAAPTAGSGRAEQGDRRPRPRAVAILAGTAVVALVADAVTKHLALEALTDREPLRLLGGAIYLNLVRNSGAAWSIGSDYTWVFPLITIAVVGWILWMALRLRSLPWAVSLGLVLGGALGNLMDRIFRAPAPFHGHVVDMISVFGPYGEYFPVFNLADSSLVCGVILALLLELTGRQRDGGRVGRDGRPVPDPADESTAEQRERA from the coding sequence ATGAGCGCAGCACCGACCGCCGGATCCGGCCGCGCCGAACAGGGCGACCGCAGACCCCGGCCCCGTGCCGTCGCGATCCTCGCCGGCACCGCGGTGGTCGCCCTCGTCGCCGACGCGGTCACCAAGCACCTCGCGCTGGAGGCTCTCACCGACCGCGAGCCCCTCCGGCTCCTCGGCGGCGCGATCTACCTCAACCTCGTTCGCAACAGCGGCGCGGCCTGGAGCATCGGCTCCGACTACACCTGGGTCTTTCCGCTGATCACCATCGCCGTGGTCGGCTGGATCCTGTGGATGGCGCTGCGCCTGCGGTCCCTGCCCTGGGCCGTCTCCCTCGGCCTGGTGCTCGGCGGGGCGCTGGGCAACCTGATGGACCGGATATTCCGGGCGCCCGCCCCGTTCCACGGCCACGTGGTCGACATGATCAGTGTCTTCGGGCCGTACGGCGAGTACTTCCCGGTGTTCAACCTCGCCGACAGCTCACTGGTCTGCGGCGTGATCCTCGCCCTGCTGCTGGAGCTGACCGGCCGGCAGCGCGACGGCGGGCGGGTCGGCCGTGACGGCCGCCCGGTGCCGGACCCGGCGGACGAGTCCACCGCCGAGCAGCGGGAGCGCGCGTGA
- a CDS encoding RluA family pseudouridine synthase, with protein MTSAFATGRDRRSLPVPDGLDGMRLDQAVSRLFGLSRTAAAALVDAGDALVDGTVRANSHKVRAGSWLDVTLPAPVAPPTVVPQAVPGLRVVHADDDIVVVDKPVGVAAHPSPGWTGPTVIGALAAIGHRISTSGAAERQGVVHRLDVGTTGIMVVAKSEQAYTALKRAFKYREVEKRYHAVVQGHLDPLSGTIDAPIDRHPTHDYRWAVVSGGKPSITHYDTLEAFPAASLVDVRLETGRTHQIRVHFSTLRHPCVGDLTYGADPTLSARLKLDRQWLHARELSFLHPRTGDEVRFVSDYPDDLERALGILRD; from the coding sequence GTGACCTCCGCGTTCGCCACCGGTCGTGACCGGCGTTCCCTGCCCGTGCCCGACGGCCTCGACGGGATGCGGCTCGACCAGGCCGTCTCCCGGCTCTTCGGGCTGTCCCGCACCGCCGCCGCGGCCCTCGTCGACGCCGGGGACGCCCTCGTCGACGGCACCGTCCGCGCCAACTCGCACAAGGTCCGGGCCGGCTCCTGGCTGGACGTCACCCTGCCCGCACCGGTCGCGCCGCCGACCGTGGTGCCGCAGGCCGTCCCCGGCCTGCGGGTCGTTCACGCCGATGACGACATCGTGGTGGTGGACAAGCCGGTGGGCGTCGCCGCCCACCCCAGCCCCGGCTGGACCGGCCCGACCGTGATCGGCGCGCTCGCCGCCATCGGCCACCGCATCTCGACCAGCGGCGCCGCCGAGCGGCAGGGCGTGGTGCACCGCCTCGACGTCGGCACCACCGGGATCATGGTGGTGGCCAAGAGCGAACAGGCGTACACCGCGCTCAAGCGGGCGTTCAAGTACCGCGAGGTGGAGAAGCGCTACCACGCCGTGGTGCAGGGTCACCTCGACCCGCTCAGCGGCACGATCGACGCCCCGATCGACCGGCACCCCACCCACGACTACCGCTGGGCGGTGGTCTCCGGCGGCAAGCCCAGCATCACCCACTACGACACCCTGGAGGCCTTCCCGGCCGCCAGCCTCGTCGACGTACGGCTGGAGACCGGCCGCACCCACCAGATCCGGGTGCACTTCTCCACCCTGCGCCACCCCTGTGTGGGCGACCTCACCTACGGCGCCGATCCCACCCTGTCGGCCCGCCTCAAGCTGGACCGACAGTGGCTGCACGCCCGCGAGTTGAGCTTTTTGCACCCCCGAACGGGGGACGAGGTCCGCTTCGTCAGCGACTACCCTGACGACCTGGAACGCGCGCTCGGGATCCTCCGCGACTGA